From the genome of Vitis riparia cultivar Riparia Gloire de Montpellier isolate 1030 chromosome 2, EGFV_Vit.rip_1.0, whole genome shotgun sequence, one region includes:
- the LOC117904535 gene encoding 60S acidic ribosomal protein P1-like encodes MSIGEQACTLAILILHDDGIPVTAEKISTLLKAANVSVESYWPGLFAKLVENKSVDDLIMNVGSGGGGAPMAVATMAGGGDAAGAAAPPPEEKKEEPKEESDEDMGFSLFD; translated from the exons ATGTCTATTGGAGAGCAGGCTTGCACTCTCGCTATATTGATTCTCCACGACGATGGGATTCCCGTTACT GCCGAGAAGATCAGCACCTTGCTTAAAGCGGCCAATGTGTCAGTAGAATCATACTGGCCGGGTCTGTTTGCTAAGCTTGTAGAGAACAAGAGTGTAGATGATCTAATCATGAATGTTGGTTCTGGTGGTGGTGGCGCACCCATGGCTGTTGCTACCATGGCTGGAGGCGGTGATGCTGCAGGTGCAGCTGCACCTCCACCTGAGGAGAAGAAG GAGGAACCAAAGGAAGAGAGTGATGAGGACATGGGATTCAGTTTGTTTGATTAG
- the LOC117904529 gene encoding glucan endo-1,3-beta-glucosidase 11 produces the protein MELSKFCYSSLVFLISGIVLPAVVVAVGINYGQIANNLPSPDDVVPLVRSIGASRVKLYDADPKVLRAFANTGVEFIVGLGNEYLSKMRDPDKALAWVKANVQAHLPDTNITCIIVGNEILTFNDTSLNDNLLPAMQGVHAVLVNLGLDKQVSVTTAHSLAILETSYPPSAGAFRQDLIECITPILNFNVKTGSPFLINAYPFFAYKANPKQVPIDFVLFQPNQGVVDPDTNLHYDNMLFAQIDAVYSALASLGFKKIPVQISETGWPSKGDEDETGATIENAKKYNGNLIKLMSQKRGTPMRPNSDLNIYVFALFNENMKPGPTSERNYGLFKPDGTPAYPLGFSGIEVSSNTTTPGYGGNVSVTQPATSSTGYLSISSATERLGSRGILSCVWLSWIALALRS, from the exons ATGGAGTTGAGTAAATTCTGCTACTCTTCTTTAGTTTTTCTCATCTCAG GGATTGTACTGCCGGCGGTGGTGGTTGCTGTCGGCATCAATTACGGCCAGATCGCGAACAATCTGCCTTCGCCGGACGATGTGGTTCCACTGGTACGGTCAATTGGTGCGAGCAGAGTGAAGCTCTACGACGCAGATCCGAAGGTGCTGCGCGCATTCGCCAACACTGGAGTTGAGTTCATTGTTGGGCTGGGAAACGAGTACTTGTCGAAGATGAGAGATCCGGACAAAGCGCTGGCCTGGGTGAAAGCGAACGTTCAGGCGCACTTGCCTGACACCAATATCACCTGCATCATCGTCGGGAACGAGATTTTGACATTCAATGACACTTCTCTCAATGATAACCTGCTGCCGGCGATGCAGGGCGTACACGCAGTTCTGGTTAACCTAGGGTTAGACAAGCAGGTCAGTGTCACCACAGCGCACTCGCTCGCCATTCTCGAAACCTCCTATCCACCATCGGCCGGAGCTTTCCGGCAAGATCTGATAGAGTGCATTACTCCGATTCTGAACTTCAATGTCAAAACCGGATCACCATTTCTCATCAACGCCTACCCATTCTTCGCGTACAAAGCTAATCCGAAGCAAGTCCCCATCGATTTCGTCCTCTTTCAGCCTAACCAAGGGGTTGTCGATCCTGACACGAATCTCCACTATGACAACATGCTGTTCGCACAGATCGACGCCGTTTACTCCGCCCTGGCTTCCCTCGGCTTCAAGAAGATCCCCGTTCAGATCTCCGAAACTGGTTGGCCTTCCAAGGGCGACGAGGATGAGACCGGGGCCACAATTGAGAACGCGAAGAAGTACAACGGAAACCTGATAAAGCTGATGTCTCAGAAGAGAGGAACGCCCATGAGGCCAAACTCTGATTTGAACATTTACGTTTTTGCTCTGTTCAACGAAAACATGAAGCCAGGGCCCACGTCGGAGAGGAACTATGGGCTGTTCAAGCCCGACGGGACCCCAGCCTATCCGCTCGGATTCAGCGGAATCGAAGTCAGCAGCAACACAACCACCCCTGGGTACGGCGGAAACGTCAGTGTCACGCAGCCGGCTACTTCTTCCACCGGTTATCTTTCCATTTCATCTGCCACG GAAAGATTAGGTTCCCGTGGCATTCTATCCTGTGTGTGGTTGAGCTGGATTGCACTGGCCCTTAGGAGTTGA
- the LOC117904506 gene encoding ubiquitin carboxyl-terminal hydrolase 9-like isoform X1, which translates to MTIADSGFMMENGGSCLPYTPEQEKQIVDDLMNKSESSLKEGNLYYVVSNRWFTSWQRYIGQGNGEYPINGHLSDSQRLDAVPSKTAERPGPIDNSDIVLNGNECELDDLEILRTLEEGRDYVLVPQEVWEKLFDWYKGGPALPRKMISQGITHKKFMVEIYRLCLKLTDSRDNSQSVIRLSKKASVHELYERVCTLKVVEKEKARIWDYFNKRKQAILVASNQTLEESNLQMDQDILLEVQLDGYWPSGFGMDSTGNELALVPMEPPRSSVSIAGGPTLSNGYSKVHTSNLYQGSPLGSTFTDMEDGYDVLRSVAKGDRGGLAGLQNLGNTCFMNSAIQCLVHTPPIFEYFLQDYTEEINKQNPLGMNGELAFAFGELLRKLWSSGRTPVAPRAFKGKLARFAPQFSGYNQHDSQELLAFLLDGLHEDLNRVKQKPYIETKDSNGRPDEEVADECWRNHKARNDSLIVDVCQGQYKSTLVCPVCSKISITFDPFMYLSLPLPSTVTRIMTVTVFYGDGSGLPMPYTVTVLKHGYCKDLSQALAAACCLKSDENLLLAEVYEHRIYRYIENPSELLTNIKDEEHIVAYRLPKKRAGLTRLEIIHRCQQQCTPDSLKGGERKLLGAPLVTYLGEDAQTGADIDIAVSRLLSPLRRKTYPSSSNVHSGKENGSVSEATDNPTNSCNTQSGSGNQSTDGTELEEMSRWELSFQLSITDERGLSCKPIEKDSLIRPGQFIRVMLDWTDKEHELYDASYLRDLPEVHKNGFTAKKTRPEAITLFSCLEAFLKEEPLGPQDMWYCPNCKEHRQATKKLDLWRLPDILVFHLKRFSYSRYLKNKLDTLVNFPIHSLDLSQYVKCKDASSQSHVYELYAISNHYGGLGGGHYSAYAKLIDENRWYHFDDSHVSPVGESEIKTSAAYVLFYQRVKAAPKIGTGEPSLGHTSS; encoded by the exons ATGACTATTGCTGATTCGGGTTTTATGATGGAAAATGGAGGAAGTTGCTTACCTTACACACCGGAGCAAGAGAAACAGATTGTTGATGATTTGATGAATAAATCAGAGTCCAGTTTGAAAGAAGGCAACTTGTACTACGTTGTTTCCAATAG ATGGTTTACAAGTTGGCAGAGATACATTGGACAGGGCAATGGTGAATATCCAATTAATGGGCATTTGTCTGATTCACAGCGTTTGGATGCGGTTCCATCAAAGACAGCAGAGAGACCTGGACCTATTGATAATTCTGATATTGTTTTAAATGGAAATGAATGTGAACTTGATGATCTGGAGATTCTTAGAACGCTAGAGGAGGGACGTGATTATGTTTTAGTTCCTCAAGAAGTTTGGGAGAAGCTTTTTGACTG GTATAAAGGAGGACCGGCATTACCCAGAAAGATGATTTCTCAAGGTATTACTCACAAGAAATTCATGGTGGAGATTTACCGACTATGCCTTAAGTTAACTGATTCCAGAGACAACAGTCAATCAGTTATAAGGTTGAGTAAAAAG GCTTCTGTGCATGAGCTTTATGAGAGGGTGTGTACACTTAAAGTGGTAGAGAAGGAAAAG GCCCGCATATGGGACTATTTCAATAAGCGGAAACAAGCAATATTAGTTGCTTCAAACCAAACTCTTGAGGAATCTAACTTGCAGATGGACCAAGAT ATTCTTTTGGAGGTGCAACTTGATGGATATTGGCCCTCTGGATTTGGCATGGATTCAACCGGAAATGAACTGGCTTTGGTACCAATGGAACCTCCAAGATCCTCTGTATCAATTGCAGGAGGCCCAACCCTCTCAAATGGTTATTCCAAAGTTCATACCTCCAATTTGTATCAGGGAAGTCCTTTAGGTTCAACATTTACAGATATGGAGGATGGATATGATGTTTTGAGGAGTGTAGCAAAAGGAGATAGGGGAGGTTTGGCAGGATTGCAGAATCTAGGAAACACTTGCTTTATGAACAGTGCTATTCAGTGTTTAGTACATACACCCCCCATATTTGAGTATTTCTTGCAAGACTACACCGAGGAGATCAACAAACAAAATCCATTAGGAATGAAT GGTGAGCTTGCATTTGCTTTTGGTGAATTGTTGAGGAAATTATGGTCCTCTGGCCGGACACCAGTTGCACCTCGTGCATTTAAGGGAAAACTTGCTCGATTTGCTCCTCAGTTCAGTGGGTATAATCAGCACGATTCTCAA GAACTTCTTGCTTTCTTACTGGATGGACTGCATGAAGATTTGAATCGTGTAAAACAAAAGCCATATATTGAAACAAAGGATTCAAATGGTCGCCCAGATGAGGAAGTTGCTGACGAGTGTTGGAGGAATCATAAAGCTCGGAATGATTCATTAATTGTGGATGTTTGCCAG GGTCAATATAAGTCAACTCTGGTTTGCCCAGTTTGCAGCAAAATTTCAATAACATTTGATCCGTTCATGTATTTGTCATTGCCACTGCCTTCAACGGTCACTCGGATAATGACGGTGACTGTGTTCTATGGTGATGGAAGTGGCCTTCCAATGCCCTACACTGTGACAGTGCTAAAACATGGTTACTGTAAAGATCTTAGCCAGGCATTGGCTGCTGCATGCTGCTTGAAGAGTGATGAAAATCTACTGCTTGCTGAG GTCTACGAACATCGGATATATCGATACATAGAGAATCCTTCGGAGTTATTGACTAATATAAAGGATGAGGAACATATTGTGGCTTACCGTCTTCCTAAGAAACGAGCAGGATTAACAAGACTGGAGATAATTCATAGGTGTCAGCAACA ATGTACACCAGACAGTCTGAAGGGTGGTGAGAGGAAGCTTTTGGGAGCACCACTAGTTACTTATTTAGGAGAGGATGCTCAAACTGGAGCTGATATTGACATTGCTGTTTCTAGATTGCTCTCTCCATTGAGAAGGAAAACATATCCCTCTTCGTCTAACGTTCATAGTGGCAAGGAAAATGGCTCCGTTTCAGAAGCTACTGATAATCCTACAAACAGCTGCAATACTCAATCTGGATCTGGGAACCAGTCAACAGATGGCACAGAACTAGAAGAAATGTCCAGATGGGAGTTGTCCTTCCAGCTTTCCATTACTGATGAAAGGGGTTTGAGCTGCAAGCCTATTGAAAAGGATTCTCTCATAAGACCTGGTCAATTTATACGGGTTATGTTGGACTGGACCGACAAAGAACATGAATTATATGATGCCAGCTACCTCAGGGATCTTCCTGAGGTTCATAAGAATGGGTTCACCGCAAAGAAGACCAGGCCAGAAGCTATCACCCTGTTTTCATGCTTGGAGGCATTCCTGAAAGAAGAACCTCTAGGACCTCAAGACATGTG GTATTGCCCTAATTGCAAGGAACATAGACAAGCCACCAAGAAATTGGACTTGTGGAGGTTGCCAGATATTCTTGTGTTTCACTTGAAACGATTTTCATACAGCCGATACCTGAAGAACAAACTTGATACCCTTGTAAATTTTCCCATTCATAGTCTTGACTTGAGCCAATATGTGAAGTGCAAGGATGCATCTTCACAATCTCATGTTTATGAGCTATATGCCATCAGCAACCATTATGGTGGCCTAGGCGGTGGGCACTACTCTGCCTATGCAAAG TTGATTGATGAAAACAGATGGTACCATTTCGATGACAGCCATGTTTCTCCCGTTGGCGAGAGCGAGATCAAGACATCAGCTGCATATGTGTTATTCTATCAACGAGTTAAAGCAGCTCCAAAGATTGGAACAGGGGAGCCTTCTCTGGGTCATACAAGTTCTTGA
- the LOC117904506 gene encoding ubiquitin carboxyl-terminal hydrolase 9-like isoform X2 has protein sequence MTIADSGFMMENGGSCLPYTPEQEKQIVDDLMNKSESSLKEGNLYYVVSNRWFTSWQRYIGQGNGEYPINGHLSDSQRLDAVPSKTAERPGPIDNSDIVLNGNECELDDLEILRTLEEGRDYVLVPQEVWEKLFDWYKGGPALPRKMISQGITHKKFMVEIYRLCLKLTDSRDNSQSVIRLSKKASVHELYERVCTLKVVEKEKARIWDYFNKRKQAILVASNQTLEESNLQMDQDILLEVQLDGYWPSGFGMDSTGNELALVPMEPPRSSVSIAGGPTLSNGYSKVHTSNLYQGSPLGSTFTDMEDGYDVLRSVAKGDRGGLAGLQNLGNTCFMNSAIQCLVHTPPIFEYFLQDYTEEINKQNPLGMNGELAFAFGELLRKLWSSGRTPVAPRAFKGKLARFAPQFSGYNQHDSQELLAFLLDGLHEDLNRVKQKPYIETKDSNGRPDEEVADECWRNHKARNDSLIVDVCQGQYKSTLVCPVCSKISITFDPFMYLSLPLPSTVTRIMTVTVFYGDGSGLPMPYTVTVLKHGYCKDLSQALAAACCLKSDENLLLAEVYEHRIYRYIENPSELLTNIKDEEHIVAYRLPKKRAGLTRLEIIHRCQQQCTPDSLKGGERKLLGAPLVTYLGEDAQTGADIDIAVSRLLSPLRRKTYPSSSNVHSGKENGSVSEATDNPTNSCNTQSGSGNQSTDGTELEEMSRWELSFQLSITDERGLSCKPIEKDSLIRPGQFIRVMLDWTDKEHELYDASYLRDLPEVHKNGFTAKKTRPEAITLFSCLEAFLKEEPLGPQDMWYCPNCKEHRQATKKLDLWRLPDILVFHLKRFSYSRYLKNKLDTLVNFPIHSLDLSQYVKCKDASSQSHVYELYAISNHYGGLGGGHYSAYAKRTLVSFEELRGLLYHCAVD, from the exons ATGACTATTGCTGATTCGGGTTTTATGATGGAAAATGGAGGAAGTTGCTTACCTTACACACCGGAGCAAGAGAAACAGATTGTTGATGATTTGATGAATAAATCAGAGTCCAGTTTGAAAGAAGGCAACTTGTACTACGTTGTTTCCAATAG ATGGTTTACAAGTTGGCAGAGATACATTGGACAGGGCAATGGTGAATATCCAATTAATGGGCATTTGTCTGATTCACAGCGTTTGGATGCGGTTCCATCAAAGACAGCAGAGAGACCTGGACCTATTGATAATTCTGATATTGTTTTAAATGGAAATGAATGTGAACTTGATGATCTGGAGATTCTTAGAACGCTAGAGGAGGGACGTGATTATGTTTTAGTTCCTCAAGAAGTTTGGGAGAAGCTTTTTGACTG GTATAAAGGAGGACCGGCATTACCCAGAAAGATGATTTCTCAAGGTATTACTCACAAGAAATTCATGGTGGAGATTTACCGACTATGCCTTAAGTTAACTGATTCCAGAGACAACAGTCAATCAGTTATAAGGTTGAGTAAAAAG GCTTCTGTGCATGAGCTTTATGAGAGGGTGTGTACACTTAAAGTGGTAGAGAAGGAAAAG GCCCGCATATGGGACTATTTCAATAAGCGGAAACAAGCAATATTAGTTGCTTCAAACCAAACTCTTGAGGAATCTAACTTGCAGATGGACCAAGAT ATTCTTTTGGAGGTGCAACTTGATGGATATTGGCCCTCTGGATTTGGCATGGATTCAACCGGAAATGAACTGGCTTTGGTACCAATGGAACCTCCAAGATCCTCTGTATCAATTGCAGGAGGCCCAACCCTCTCAAATGGTTATTCCAAAGTTCATACCTCCAATTTGTATCAGGGAAGTCCTTTAGGTTCAACATTTACAGATATGGAGGATGGATATGATGTTTTGAGGAGTGTAGCAAAAGGAGATAGGGGAGGTTTGGCAGGATTGCAGAATCTAGGAAACACTTGCTTTATGAACAGTGCTATTCAGTGTTTAGTACATACACCCCCCATATTTGAGTATTTCTTGCAAGACTACACCGAGGAGATCAACAAACAAAATCCATTAGGAATGAAT GGTGAGCTTGCATTTGCTTTTGGTGAATTGTTGAGGAAATTATGGTCCTCTGGCCGGACACCAGTTGCACCTCGTGCATTTAAGGGAAAACTTGCTCGATTTGCTCCTCAGTTCAGTGGGTATAATCAGCACGATTCTCAA GAACTTCTTGCTTTCTTACTGGATGGACTGCATGAAGATTTGAATCGTGTAAAACAAAAGCCATATATTGAAACAAAGGATTCAAATGGTCGCCCAGATGAGGAAGTTGCTGACGAGTGTTGGAGGAATCATAAAGCTCGGAATGATTCATTAATTGTGGATGTTTGCCAG GGTCAATATAAGTCAACTCTGGTTTGCCCAGTTTGCAGCAAAATTTCAATAACATTTGATCCGTTCATGTATTTGTCATTGCCACTGCCTTCAACGGTCACTCGGATAATGACGGTGACTGTGTTCTATGGTGATGGAAGTGGCCTTCCAATGCCCTACACTGTGACAGTGCTAAAACATGGTTACTGTAAAGATCTTAGCCAGGCATTGGCTGCTGCATGCTGCTTGAAGAGTGATGAAAATCTACTGCTTGCTGAG GTCTACGAACATCGGATATATCGATACATAGAGAATCCTTCGGAGTTATTGACTAATATAAAGGATGAGGAACATATTGTGGCTTACCGTCTTCCTAAGAAACGAGCAGGATTAACAAGACTGGAGATAATTCATAGGTGTCAGCAACA ATGTACACCAGACAGTCTGAAGGGTGGTGAGAGGAAGCTTTTGGGAGCACCACTAGTTACTTATTTAGGAGAGGATGCTCAAACTGGAGCTGATATTGACATTGCTGTTTCTAGATTGCTCTCTCCATTGAGAAGGAAAACATATCCCTCTTCGTCTAACGTTCATAGTGGCAAGGAAAATGGCTCCGTTTCAGAAGCTACTGATAATCCTACAAACAGCTGCAATACTCAATCTGGATCTGGGAACCAGTCAACAGATGGCACAGAACTAGAAGAAATGTCCAGATGGGAGTTGTCCTTCCAGCTTTCCATTACTGATGAAAGGGGTTTGAGCTGCAAGCCTATTGAAAAGGATTCTCTCATAAGACCTGGTCAATTTATACGGGTTATGTTGGACTGGACCGACAAAGAACATGAATTATATGATGCCAGCTACCTCAGGGATCTTCCTGAGGTTCATAAGAATGGGTTCACCGCAAAGAAGACCAGGCCAGAAGCTATCACCCTGTTTTCATGCTTGGAGGCATTCCTGAAAGAAGAACCTCTAGGACCTCAAGACATGTG GTATTGCCCTAATTGCAAGGAACATAGACAAGCCACCAAGAAATTGGACTTGTGGAGGTTGCCAGATATTCTTGTGTTTCACTTGAAACGATTTTCATACAGCCGATACCTGAAGAACAAACTTGATACCCTTGTAAATTTTCCCATTCATAGTCTTGACTTGAGCCAATATGTGAAGTGCAAGGATGCATCTTCACAATCTCATGTTTATGAGCTATATGCCATCAGCAACCATTATGGTGGCCTAGGCGGTGGGCACTACTCTGCCTATGCAAAG AGGACATTGGTTTCTTTTGAGGAACTAAGGGGCTTACTTTACCACTGTGCAGTTGATTGA